The genomic DNA CATTCTCGGCGAGCAGGCGCAGATGGCCCTCGACCGCGACGATCTCCTCTTCTACCGAGCGTGTGGCAAGGCGGCCGGAATACCAGCCGGAGACGACATCGAGGCCGTAGCCTGCCATCAGTTCGCGCAGTGCGGCCGGATCGCGCGGGAACTTGTTACCCAGCTCGAAACCTTGATAGCCGATCTGACGGCCTTCGGTGAGCGCGGTCGACAGCGGCGTCTCGCCGCCGAGCGAGGGCAGGTCGTCGTTGCTCCAACTGATCGGATTGATACCGATCCTGACCTGGAATTCTTTAGTTGCCATCGGTCTTACCTGTGGCGGCCGCAGGCCGCTGTTGTTGTTTGGCGATGTCGTACTGGCGACGTGCCTTGAGCACGGCATCGCGCTCGGACACTTCCGGCACGGCCACCTCCCACCAGCAGCCACCTTCTTCGGTGGTACGGCGATGGTCGGTGTCGATCGAAATCAGATAGGTATGCTTTGAAGCACGTGCACGTAAGAGCGCCAGTTCAAGCTCGGCGATGCTGTTCACATGCTCGGCCGATGCACCCATCGCGCGCGCATGGGCGGCAAAGTCGATTTTCGGCATGCCCTCGCCGCCTTGCAGGCAGTCGTCGAACATGTTGTTGAACGGCGCGCCGCCGCATGCCTGCTGCAGGCGATTGATACAGCCGTAACCGCCGTTGTCGAGCACGATGACGATGAGCTTGTGGCCAAGCATCACCGACGTGGCGATTTCGGCGTTGAGCATCAGATAGCTGCCATCGCCCAGCATCACGATCACTTCGCGATCCGGCTTGGCCATCTTCACGCCCAGGCCACCGGCGATCTCGTAACCCATGCAGGAGTAGCCGTACTCCATGTGGTAGCCGCCGGGTGTCGAGGTGCGCCACAGCTTTTCCAGTTCGGCTGGCAGCGTGCCGGCGGCGCAGACCACGATATCGTCGCGTGCCGATGCGGCAGCCGAGCGCTGTACGGCACCGATGATCTCGCCGTCATAGGGCAGTGTGCCGTTGGGCAGTTCGCGCTGTCCGGTAATGCGAGTGACGATGTTCGACCATTGCCGCGCCTGCTCGGCGGCGTGCTGTTGCCAGCTGCGATCGCTTTGCCATTGGCCTAGCGCATCCGATAGCGACTGCAGCCCCAGCTTGGCATCGCCCTGTATTTCGACGCCGCCGCCTTTAAGGGTGTCGTAGCCGTTGACGTTCAACGTGATGATGCGAGCGTTCGCGTACAACGCGTTGGAGCCGGTGGTGAAGTCCTGCAAACGCGTGCCGACAGCCACAACCACATCGGCGTCGGCCAGCAAGGCATTAGCGGCGGTCGAACCACAGACGCCGGCGGGGCCCAGCTGCAGAGGATGATCCCAGGCCAACGCGCCCTTGCCGGCCTGTGTTTCCGCGACCGGAACGCCGTGCTTGTCCACAAACGCACGCAGGGTTTCGCTCGCATTTGCATACAGGGCGCCGCCGCCGGCAATGAGCACCGGACGCTTGGCGGCGCGAAGCGCCATGGTCGCTTCGGCGATGTCCTCGGTCGACGGCGGCTGCTCGCGAATGTGGTGAATGCGTTCGGCGAAGAAGTTCTCCGGCCAGTCGAATGCCTCGGCCTGCACATCCTGCGGCAAGGCCAGCGTGACCGGGCCGCAGAGTGCCGGATCGGTGAGCACGCGCATCGCGCGCGGCAGTGCGGTGAGGAGTTGTTCCGGCTTGACGATACGATCGAAATAACGCGACACCGGGCGCAGGCAGTCGTTGACGCTGGCCGTGCCATCACCGAAATCTTCCAGCTGCTGCAACACGGGATCGGGCGCGCGCGAGACAAAGATATCGCCCGGCAGCAACAGCACTGGCAGACGGTTGACATGCGCGAGCGCTGCCGACGTCACCAGATTGGTGGCACCCGGGCCGATCGAGGTGGTGACCGCCATCATGCGTCGACGCATATGCGCCTTGGCGTACGCAATGGCGGCATTGGCCATCGCCTGTTCGTTATGTGCGCGGTAGGTCGGCAGGGCATCGCGCTGCTGATAGAGCGCTTCGCCGAGGCCGGCGACATTGCCATGGCCAAAGATCGCGAACACGCCTCCGAACAGCGGCACGGTATGGCCTTCCTCATCGCGAATGCGCTGCGCGGCGAGATAATGCACCAAGGCTTGCGCCATGGTCAGGCGAACCGTCGCGCTCATGCAGCGGCTCCCAGCGTCTTGGTACCCGTCGCGCGTTGTTTGCGCGCCTTGCTCCAAAGCGCGGCCAGTTGGCTGAACTGCGCGGAGGCGCGCTCGATCAGTTCGGCGTCGTCGATCTCGTTGAGCAGCCAGGCGCGCGCGGGGTCGACAAAGATGCTTCGACCCACCGCGAAGCCACGACAGCTCGCGCTATGCGCGGCAGCGGCAAACCCTTCGGCGAGCTCTTCGAACGGCGCATTGAGACCAAGCAGCAACACGCCGCGGCAATGGACGTCGCGTTCGGCGATCAAGGCGTCGATCGCTTTCCAATCGCCGGCCGTCACGGGTGCGAGCTTCCACCATTCGGGGCGGATACCGAGGTTGTAGATGCGCTTCATCGCACGCAGCACGCGCTCGCCCGGTGTGCCGACCGCGTTCGGATTGGCTGGCGGTATCACTTCGAGCAGCAGCTCGTGACCGCTCTGTTTGACCGCGTCGTACAGTGAAAGCAGCTGCGTTTCCTGTTCCAAACGGCTCTCCGGTGCACCGTCCGGGTCGAACGGCACCAAGCATTTCACGACATGCTCGGCCGGCCAACTTACTAACTGTGTACCAACCGAGCGGCCGTATTCGAATTCCAGTGGATTGGATCCGGGCATTTCGACCGGTCGGCCGATCCACCAGCCACGACCGGTGGCGGCATTGAGCGCGTCCTGGCCGTAGCGTTGGTCAGTCAGCACACCAACACGGTGCTTGAGATCCAGGGCGGCTTCGGTTTTTGCCACGGCTTCGATCAGTAGCTGCTTGAGGCGCGGCAAGCGATCTTCGATAGCGTGGCATTCGCGGGCCAGTTCGAAAAACTGGCTGCGA from Dyella sp. GSA-30 includes the following:
- the iolD gene encoding 3D-(3,5/4)-trihydroxycyclohexane-1,2-dione acylhydrolase (decyclizing), with amino-acid sequence MSATVRLTMAQALVHYLAAQRIRDEEGHTVPLFGGVFAIFGHGNVAGLGEALYQQRDALPTYRAHNEQAMANAAIAYAKAHMRRRMMAVTTSIGPGATNLVTSAALAHVNRLPVLLLPGDIFVSRAPDPVLQQLEDFGDGTASVNDCLRPVSRYFDRIVKPEQLLTALPRAMRVLTDPALCGPVTLALPQDVQAEAFDWPENFFAERIHHIREQPPSTEDIAEATMALRAAKRPVLIAGGGALYANASETLRAFVDKHGVPVAETQAGKGALAWDHPLQLGPAGVCGSTAANALLADADVVVAVGTRLQDFTTGSNALYANARIITLNVNGYDTLKGGGVEIQGDAKLGLQSLSDALGQWQSDRSWQQHAAEQARQWSNIVTRITGQRELPNGTLPYDGEIIGAVQRSAAASARDDIVVCAAGTLPAELEKLWRTSTPGGYHMEYGYSCMGYEIAGGLGVKMAKPDREVIVMLGDGSYLMLNAEIATSVMLGHKLIVIVLDNGGYGCINRLQQACGGAPFNNMFDDCLQGGEGMPKIDFAAHARAMGASAEHVNSIAELELALLRARASKHTYLISIDTDHRRTTEEGGCWWEVAVPEVSERDAVLKARRQYDIAKQQQRPAAATGKTDGN